The Candidatus Omnitrophota bacterium genome has a window encoding:
- a CDS encoding sugar ABC transporter permease, which yields MKIKDTLENYTFVLPAVTIFSIFYIIPFIWVFQLGLFDWDGISFTKVFVGLQNFKEIFLQDRNWWQSMWNAGYITLIALTFQNILAFMLAWACDREIRMKNFYRVIFFIPPVLSEVVVGMAWRFIINDIDGANVINRTLTQMGFPHLVHNWLSDPNTALTTVAIVHCWKGFGWGFLIFLAGLQTIPRELYEAARVDGASAWQSFKKITLPLMIPVMVLVAILTVLGTMQVFVLIVSLVGGEFAGHTSVPVLRILASMRGSSRFGYACAQGITFGLVLIIISFIQYRFSKKGQ from the coding sequence ATGAAGATAAAAGATACATTAGAAAATTACACCTTTGTCCTGCCGGCAGTAACCATATTTTCCATATTCTATATTATTCCTTTTATTTGGGTTTTTCAGTTGGGCCTCTTTGATTGGGATGGGATTTCTTTTACTAAGGTATTCGTCGGCCTGCAGAATTTTAAAGAGATCTTCCTGCAAGATAGAAACTGGTGGCAGTCAATGTGGAACGCCGGTTATATTACTTTGATTGCCTTGACCTTCCAGAATATCCTGGCTTTTATGCTTGCCTGGGCCTGCGACCGTGAAATCAGGATGAAAAATTTTTACCGGGTGATTTTTTTTATCCCCCCGGTCCTCTCGGAAGTGGTCGTGGGCATGGCCTGGCGTTTTATTATCAATGATATTGACGGAGCAAACGTAATCAACCGGACGCTTACGCAAATGGGTTTTCCGCATTTAGTGCATAATTGGTTATCCGACCCCAATACCGCCCTTACTACCGTGGCGATTGTGCATTGCTGGAAAGGTTTTGGCTGGGGATTTTTAATCTTTCTGGCGGGCTTACAGACTATTCCGCGCGAGCTTTACGAAGCCGCCCGGGTCGACGGAGCCAGCGCCTGGCAGTCATTTAAAAAAATAACCCTGCCTTTAATGATCCCGGTGATGGTGCTGGTTGCCATCCTTACGGTTCTAGGCACGATGCAGGTGTTTGTATTGATTGTCAGCCTTGTCGGGGGAGAATTCGCCGGGCATACTTCGGTTCCGGTTTTAAGGATCCTGGCTTCGATGCGCGGCTCATCGCGTTTTGGTTATGCCTGCGCCCAGGGGATTACTTTTGGCCTGGTATTGATTATAATATCTTTTATCCAATACCGTTTTTCCAAGAAAGGCCAGTAA
- a CDS encoding ROK family protein, translating to MHLLDLQKEDFSEKEKRNIEILGILRKQGPISRPDISQEMGINIVSVSNYIDDFIKSNLVYEKELDVSEGGRRPVLLDLNPRAGYAIGVGLNLMNMVGLLVDLKGNIITKTQIARPQASVKEVSECLLEIVREILRRSKGYVENIKGIGIGVAGLINKKDGSIRWPQKMDHYYTYASVDLPLKGLIEKEFNLPALIENDASSACFGEHWLDLGGAYKDIIYMFSGVGCGIMINGELYRGWQGYAGEVSIYNYKEQDLFNCPAGSPCFVKRWDMDLGIIDEIKAILLKDKGKAAEFLRATSTSIENIDLKSIFSASRLKNEVALAALARAAKRLGIKIAYLVNLLNPQVVIIGGGFEESGEEFLNKVRNTVVDWAFREVTADLKITYSQLRENAVAMGAASLVLERVFAQL from the coding sequence ATGCATTTATTAGATTTACAAAAAGAAGATTTTAGCGAGAAAGAAAAACGCAATATTGAGATATTGGGTATCCTTAGAAAACAGGGGCCGATAAGCCGCCCGGACATCTCTCAGGAGATGGGGATAAATATAGTGAGCGTTTCTAATTATATCGATGATTTCATCAAGAGTAACCTGGTTTATGAAAAGGAGCTGGACGTATCCGAAGGGGGCCGCCGGCCGGTGTTGTTGGATTTAAACCCACGCGCCGGATACGCCATCGGGGTGGGATTAAACCTGATGAATATGGTCGGTCTTCTGGTAGATTTAAAAGGCAACATTATTACCAAAACTCAAATTGCCCGGCCGCAGGCTTCGGTTAAGGAAGTATCGGAGTGCCTTTTAGAAATTGTACGCGAAATCTTAAGGCGTTCCAAGGGGTATGTTGAAAACATAAAAGGTATCGGTATAGGCGTTGCCGGATTAATTAATAAAAAAGACGGCTCTATCCGCTGGCCGCAGAAAATGGACCATTATTATACTTATGCCTCAGTAGACCTTCCTTTAAAGGGGTTAATCGAGAAAGAATTTAATCTGCCGGCATTGATCGAAAATGACGCCAGCAGCGCCTGTTTTGGCGAACATTGGCTGGATTTAGGAGGAGCTTATAAAGATATTATTTATATGTTCTCCGGAGTCGGCTGCGGGATCATGATTAACGGAGAACTTTATCGCGGCTGGCAAGGATATGCCGGCGAGGTTTCTATTTATAATTATAAGGAACAGGATCTTTTTAACTGCCCGGCTGGGTCCCCTTGTTTTGTCAAGCGTTGGGATATGGATTTGGGAATTATCGATGAGATAAAAGCAATTTTGCTTAAAGATAAAGGAAAGGCAGCAGAATTTTTACGGGCGACATCAACCAGCATAGAGAACATAGATTTAAAAAGCATATTTAGCGCTTCCCGTTTAAAGAATGAAGTGGCCCTGGCGGCACTAGCCCGGGCGGCCAAAAGATTAGGGATAAAAATTGCTTATTTAGTTAACCTGCTTAACCCGCAGGTGGTAATTATCGGCGGAGGCTTCGAAGAGTCAGGAGAAGAGTTTTTAAATAAAGTAAGGAATACAGTTGTAGATTGGGCTTTTCGCGAAGTAACCGCTGATTTAAAAATTACTTATTCTCAATTAAGAGAGAACGCCGTGGCCATGGGCGCGGCAAGTCTGGTTTTAGAGAGAGTATTCGCCCAATTATAA
- a CDS encoding carbohydrate ABC transporter permease, whose product MMNSFYYKSKKIVVNTLIHLFLITVAITCLYPLLWMIVSSLKTQDMIFKDISLIPHQFRLENYVLAWKEGGFGGNFCNSIIYTVSVVFGIVIISSMAAYAFSRLRFVGSKFLFIMFMAAMMIPIPGSFVALYVLLNKLHLRNTPIGYILCMINVGLSTSIFLLKTFFDKMPKELEDAARIDGCSKIGIWWHVALPLAKPVLAVVIVFNALAVWNEYILALIIFDNRKFMPLQVALQSFQGEFVTNYPLLMAGLTITALPIILVYLFMQKYIIKGVTQGAVVG is encoded by the coding sequence ATGATGAACTCATTTTATTATAAGAGTAAAAAGATCGTGGTAAATACGCTGATCCATCTTTTCCTAATTACCGTGGCCATAACCTGTCTCTATCCGCTGCTTTGGATGATTGTCTCCAGCCTTAAAACCCAGGATATGATTTTTAAGGATATTTCTTTGATCCCGCACCAGTTCCGCCTGGAGAATTATGTCTTGGCCTGGAAAGAGGGGGGATTCGGCGGCAACTTTTGTAACAGTATTATCTATACCGTATCGGTAGTCTTTGGGATAGTGATCATTTCTTCCATGGCCGCCTATGCCTTTAGCCGCTTACGGTTTGTGGGAAGCAAATTTTTGTTCATCATGTTTATGGCGGCAATGATGATTCCCATTCCGGGAAGTTTTGTCGCCCTCTATGTCTTATTGAATAAATTACATTTAAGGAATACTCCCATTGGTTATATTTTGTGTATGATTAACGTCGGGCTCTCCACGAGTATATTTTTGCTTAAAACTTTTTTTGATAAGATGCCTAAAGAGCTGGAAGATGCCGCGCGCATTGACGGCTGTTCGAAAATCGGGATTTGGTGGCACGTTGCCCTGCCGCTGGCTAAGCCGGTGTTGGCAGTGGTGATTGTTTTTAACGCTTTAGCCGTATGGAATGAATATATCCTGGCGCTGATTATTTTTGATAACCGCAAGTTTATGCCGCTGCAGGTAGCCTTGCAATCTTTTCAAGGCGAGTTTGTTACCAATTATCCGTTATTAATGGCGGGTTTAACGATCACCGCTTTGCCGATTATTTTAGTATACCTATTTATGCAGAAATACATTATTAAAGGCGTTACCCAGGGAGCGGTAGTAGGATAA
- a CDS encoding glycoside hydrolase family 2 TIM barrel-domain containing protein, producing the protein MKFKFVKLIFTMAFICQCTSVLAAQPIPLAAKPSSGELTTKAWIAHGKRDIEATNKYTQECIDLYASQADKEQAALTALPKNKKEIEAVQVLNDVTTCYFIQAESLMRQQKLDEAKKIFKLIIDKYSYGQGWDPRGWFWSIKLAAEQSIKKIETGSIEVEQKKKVSQLLTKLSLFDPGKEEFVDYAKYGEFQNTGTKDYKYVIADQKGLIEAVGEGVYPNNSAVRKDPIFKQVIKDKRLEGDVWDFLYSPDLEAAFVKWTTSSEPQGVKLYGTGLILEKAGLITQAIKCYYSIVVHFPGSYGWTYWHTPWYVGQAAIAKINFLLRRNPQLGYKLEGARIDIINGFDNDISNDIAVTNPGKFVKVDMAQEAVKPKPTAESVGIKKKIGHGKVRLVQYNNDDWQLVVEDKPYIIKGITYAPTKVGQSPDDGTLKNWMEEDLDGNGKIDGPYDAFVDKNRNNIQDADEPAVGDFKLMQDMGVNTIRLYHHPLKVNKELMRDMYNTYGISVIMGDFLGKYAIGSGATWNPGTDYNNEEQKKKMIESVKGMVNEFKDEPYILFWLLGNENVYGYACNANEYPEAYFKFANEVARIIKSIDPNHPVAICSGDILFLDKFGKNAPDIDIFGTNAYRGDYGFGAFWRQVKEQAGKPAFITEFGCPAYAEGKSVDEAEELQAQYHLGSWEDIQNNMAFENGAGNAIGGVVFEWLDEWWKAYEPAIHDTKGLWTGPFPDGYMHEEWLGMAGQGDGKLSPFLRQLRKAYYMYQKKWR; encoded by the coding sequence ATGAAATTCAAGTTTGTAAAATTAATTTTTACGATGGCATTTATCTGCCAGTGTACTAGTGTGTTGGCTGCCCAGCCAATCCCCCTTGCGGCCAAGCCTTCTTCAGGGGAGCTGACCACTAAGGCCTGGATTGCCCACGGCAAGAGGGATATCGAGGCTACGAATAAATATACTCAGGAATGCATTGATCTGTATGCTTCTCAGGCGGATAAAGAGCAGGCAGCTTTAACCGCTTTGCCTAAGAATAAAAAAGAAATTGAGGCAGTGCAGGTATTAAATGATGTGACCACCTGTTATTTTATCCAGGCAGAGAGCCTGATGCGCCAGCAGAAACTTGATGAGGCCAAAAAAATATTCAAATTAATCATCGATAAATATTCTTATGGCCAGGGATGGGACCCGCGCGGCTGGTTCTGGTCGATAAAACTGGCTGCCGAACAAAGCATTAAAAAAATCGAGACCGGCTCCATAGAAGTAGAGCAGAAGAAAAAAGTCAGCCAGCTTCTGACAAAATTATCTCTATTTGATCCGGGTAAAGAAGAATTTGTCGATTACGCCAAATACGGCGAATTTCAAAACACCGGGACCAAAGATTATAAATATGTTATCGCCGACCAGAAGGGTTTAATCGAGGCAGTTGGAGAAGGTGTTTATCCCAACAACAGCGCGGTCAGGAAGGATCCGATTTTTAAGCAGGTGATTAAAGACAAGCGCCTGGAGGGGGATGTTTGGGATTTTCTTTATTCCCCGGATTTAGAGGCGGCGTTTGTCAAATGGACAACCTCCAGCGAGCCGCAAGGGGTAAAGTTGTATGGCACTGGTTTGATTTTGGAGAAGGCCGGTTTAATTACCCAGGCGATTAAATGTTATTATTCGATTGTCGTGCATTTCCCCGGCAGCTACGGTTGGACTTATTGGCATACCCCCTGGTATGTGGGCCAGGCCGCGATTGCCAAAATAAATTTTCTGCTCAGGCGCAATCCCCAGCTGGGTTATAAACTGGAAGGCGCCCGGATCGATATCATTAATGGTTTTGACAATGATATCTCCAATGATATCGCGGTAACTAATCCCGGAAAATTCGTCAAAGTTGACATGGCCCAGGAAGCAGTCAAGCCTAAGCCTACGGCTGAATCGGTGGGGATTAAAAAGAAGATTGGCCATGGTAAAGTGCGTCTAGTGCAGTATAATAATGATGATTGGCAGTTAGTGGTTGAAGATAAGCCTTATATTATTAAAGGGATTACTTACGCGCCGACAAAAGTAGGCCAGTCTCCGGATGACGGAACCCTGAAGAACTGGATGGAGGAGGATCTTGACGGAAACGGAAAAATCGACGGGCCATATGATGCCTTTGTGGATAAGAACAGGAACAATATCCAGGATGCCGATGAGCCGGCTGTCGGTGATTTTAAATTGATGCAGGATATGGGCGTTAATACCATCCGCCTTTACCATCATCCTTTAAAGGTAAATAAAGAATTAATGCGTGATATGTATAATACTTATGGTATAAGCGTAATTATGGGGGATTTTTTGGGCAAATACGCCATCGGCTCAGGAGCAACCTGGAATCCCGGGACCGACTATAATAATGAAGAGCAAAAGAAAAAAATGATTGAGTCGGTCAAAGGAATGGTCAATGAGTTTAAAGATGAGCCTTACATTTTATTCTGGCTCCTGGGCAATGAGAATGTTTACGGGTATGCTTGTAATGCCAATGAATATCCGGAAGCTTATTTTAAATTTGCCAATGAAGTGGCCAGGATAATTAAGTCTATCGACCCAAATCACCCGGTAGCCATATGCAGCGGAGATATTTTATTTTTGGATAAATTCGGCAAGAATGCCCCGGATATAGATATCTTTGGTACCAATGCTTACCGCGGGGATTATGGTTTTGGCGCTTTTTGGAGGCAGGTTAAGGAGCAGGCAGGCAAGCCGGCTTTTATTACCGAGTTTGGCTGCCCGGCATACGCTGAGGGAAAAAGTGTCGATGAGGCTGAGGAACTGCAGGCGCAATATCATTTAGGTTCCTGGGAAGATATTCAGAATAATATGGCATTTGAAAATGGAGCGGGTAATGCCATAGGCGGAGTGGTCTTTGAATGGCTGGATGAATGGTGGAAGGCTTATGAACCGGCAATTCATGATACCAAAGGTTTATGGACCGGGCCGTTTCCCGATGGATATATGCATGAGGAGTGGCTGGGTATGGCCGGCCAGGGGGATGGTAAACTAAGCCCGTTTTTGCGGCAATTGCGCAAAGCGTATTATATGTATCAGAAAAAGTGGAGATAA
- a CDS encoding LacI family DNA-binding transcriptional regulator, which translates to MTRTKKAASPSRNNSIVDVARASGVSITTVSRVINKIGSVKESNRIKVMNAVRELKFQPSIFAQRLATGKSNVVALVIPRYEGVFYSFYALELIRGVGTMCEALKLDLLLHLTDARAPLSLRGVGGIIFSDIIGNRAQLEESLVKGIPSVVINYYVDDLNVSCIAIDNAGGAESAVNYLIELGHRKIAHITGDVMTQAAAKRLEGYKHALTKNNIKVREDYIFQTDYSRGAARSAAEKLIKAFDPATAVFVASDAMALEVMAVARELGKNIPDDLSIVGFDDNPSGLYGPVGLTTVRQPLIRMAEESVKELNRLIVLNKNAPKKILLPAELVIRESCKPFAGG; encoded by the coding sequence ATGACACGCACTAAAAAAGCAGCATCTCCCTCCAGAAATAATTCTATCGTTGATGTCGCACGGGCCAGCGGAGTATCCATTACTACCGTTTCCCGGGTGATCAATAAAATCGGCTCGGTCAAAGAATCCAATCGTATAAAAGTAATGAATGCGGTCCGCGAATTAAAATTCCAGCCGTCTATCTTTGCGCAGCGCCTGGCAACCGGCAAAAGCAATGTTGTGGCTTTGGTAATTCCGCGTTATGAAGGGGTATTTTATTCATTCTACGCCCTGGAGCTTATCCGCGGGGTAGGCACGATGTGCGAAGCTCTCAAGCTGGATTTACTTTTGCATTTAACCGACGCGCGCGCTCCCTTATCTTTACGCGGGGTAGGCGGGATAATCTTTTCCGATATTATCGGTAACCGCGCCCAGCTGGAAGAGTCTTTAGTCAAAGGCATACCTAGTGTCGTGATTAATTATTATGTGGATGACTTGAATGTTTCCTGTATCGCCATCGATAATGCCGGGGGCGCCGAGAGCGCGGTCAATTATTTGATCGAGTTAGGGCATCGAAAAATTGCGCATATTACCGGGGATGTAATGACTCAGGCGGCAGCCAAGCGCCTGGAGGGTTACAAGCACGCATTAACGAAAAATAATATTAAGGTCAGAGAGGATTATATATTTCAAACTGATTATTCCCGCGGGGCAGCCAGAAGCGCGGCCGAGAAGTTAATTAAGGCCTTTGATCCGGCAACCGCTGTGTTTGTCGCCTCTGATGCGATGGCCTTGGAAGTAATGGCCGTGGCCCGTGAATTAGGCAAGAATATTCCGGATGATTTATCGATTGTCGGTTTTGATGATAACCCTTCGGGGCTTTACGGCCCGGTTGGGCTGACTACCGTGCGCCAGCCGTTGATCCGGATGGCCGAAGAAAGTGTCAAAGAATTAAACCGCCTGATTGTTTTAAATAAAAATGCGCCGAAAAAAATTCTGCTTCCCGCGGAATTAGTGATCCGGGAGTCCTGCAAGCCTTTTGCCGGCGGATAA